In Ascaphus truei isolate aAscTru1 chromosome 2, aAscTru1.hap1, whole genome shotgun sequence, the genomic stretch ttcaacaaaaaaaaacagcttatcggggctgatcggcactacaaaattgagatgttatggccgatttctcccgccaactaaagttggcattttggacgggagaacgatcgctaaggctgccggaacggcacttagaaaaaaaaaatcttctgtacatcaatggaagtcaatggagcggggacgtataacagtatagtactgtttacgtttcattgctcacaatacaagggggatttgcattacagtgtgggggcattccctgcattgtgtcacagctgatgtgtcttatttgcataacattcgacttttacatgttttcagcatttgcgggtcacattactcatcatgtgatgatgtggcaagggaaaatactatactacactcttaaaggagaacctcacatcatatcacacattttactcaactcagcgacaattatttacatgatgttacacatgtcacacatgtcacacatacacagtatattcatcttcctttacattacacaatgcttgtaatgtgacacgcatctttaaacgttcatgtacatctaaattctcatgtttacatatacttttgggtcctccctattttcatgacgtcacttattggacgctcaatcacattgcatgtttacattgtaaccgttgcattacaagcacttcaacctaacttatacacacatgtacagtaattcatcattgggacaccttgtaaactcattctataccaactatcctccttacacaaatgcatgcatatgcacacgactattcattgttgccaacatgtcacaataacatggataattacacatgttacacaaaacttttcccacgtcaatctcagcctttttgtctcattacatgactgactcttgcgttcacaagtgttacatgcattgcacatgcaactatttatttgcaagcaatctttgtacaaagcttcacgtcacatcattgccaaatatcatcattccctgcagaatacacacaacaaatacttagaacaacaagtgcacacagcttgccacagaagtactttattatgttaatgtaacaccttgcattttactatgtcacctgacatcatcacatacctatttaaaggacgcacattacctgctcattcacagctactcatttcaaaatgttgcgaatgtttaggagacgcaggaacattcttttctatgacatgcttgctgatcaagagaatgatatagggcaaggtagggacacaccgagggacagtgacagtgacgcggatacgacagggacagggagagggacaggagatcagaggagaagacagaggagacaacttgtgcctcgtccgcgtctgtacagggagagaaccctgttagatgggatgagtgaggaggagattgtaagtcgctatcgtttgagttcagcagcaatcttagctctttatcaggagataagggggatttagattttttcacagccagaggtcgtgcagtccctgggcttgttaaaatgctgtgctcattacattatcttgcttccgcgtcataccagacaactgtgggcatagtgggcggggtctcgcaatctacattctcgcgggccttgacccagtttctctatgcactcaatagacgcgctaggaattatattcattttcctacagaggcaacagagtggctggaagtcaggactggcttttataatatagcagggataccatctgtgctgggtgcaatcgattgcacacatgttgctttgattgcacctagtcagagtgagcatgtgtaccgcaatcggaagcactaccattcactcaatgtacaggtggtatgtgatgccacgatgaggataatgcatgtggtacccaagttccctggttccagtcacgattcctctatcctgaggaactcttcagtcttccatgcgttcgaagagggacattttgaacctggttggctgctgggtgagtacatatttacatgttctaacacaaaacacatgttgatttaggaatgttggcattgtacaatttgatcactaatgtcagcttatgtgtgctccattcattataggtgactcaggatacggaattaggccgtggctcttgactccggtgctaaaccctcaaactgaagcagaggacaggtacaatgcagcccatatatctacaagatctgttatagagaggacatttggcctactcaagaccaggtttaggtgtctggacagaactggtggggctcttctatacaagcctcaaaaagtgtctgatattatccttgcctgttgcattttgcacaatgttgcactcaggcacaatgtacagtcagacctagctgaggctttggtagacgagcatcccacccatgtagctgctgaaaatgaacaaacagccagtggtggccagacacgacagaatctcatcaattcatttttttcttgtaagtacaaactcatatgttcctagtactacttttatagtttaattatgttatattaacaataatgtttctttatataaccttctgttaggacacagatgaatatgggttgcacacctttcttttctctgctgtgtgcacaaagggatgtggcaccggtatgttattgttgcacaggttatataatccctcttcaattgtactttagttgtgtgtatgtgaatacaacttgggtaacaaagcaataatattttagcattgtgttattccttatgctaagacaaaacacatattatgcccataatcattcatgcttctagtatgcttacatacaatgttattggtgcagtgtaacatgtagatccagatgatgtgtacaccaggctgatttacattttgaatgtcatgaaatatacatggtgttgtacatttaacaccaaatacacactttgctgtgttgtttacggtactgaagatggcatgtcaatgtttgcaatttatatattgttcctttgcattataggtatatctccagtatgactgatcatggtatgtatatttgctgacatctctcataagatgtggctacctcaatcttcctataattattggaactaaaaacccaacatattggtttaaacacaaatgttacatatatgtactttctgtatcatgtatatacatttagctactcttgagctttcatgtgcattgtattacaaaatgattactcacatttcatcacattttatgtatgtttccttataatttccattaatgtaatatagaggtggttggagaaaaggggataactgtacttatttgtttacttacgggagcacattcatcactagcatagacacactttttaagacaactgtttgtgtctctatcaattggtgtaggatccatgtataacaccgacaaatgataacaccagctttattatggtagcttatatcatcatattgactatactatgtatttctaaacgattaataaacacagtaaactatagttagttaggttaatgaaatatacacagaaacgtacttcataacatgatggtgatgtcatattcagaacatcatgcattggaggggaccataacatctggccagtaacattatttgctacagtcccaaaccattttatctacatacccatgtaacaagagattttaaatttaaatggctacttggttgtaagtgtcttttacattgggagaaggagtggctcagtgagtaaagacacacactggcactgatagtttgaagcaggggagtctggttcaattcccggtgtgggctccttgtgaccttggccaagtcactttatctccctgtgcctcatgcggcaaaaaaacatttgtacgttccacgggccagggacctcaggctgaaacatgtgtctgtaaatcgctgcgtacaactagcagccctatacatgaacatgctcatattattattattattgttacatagtttcgacagtcatacgttccattacatattagaatacacaaatgtgttagcagagtgggaatggttgttatatataaaacacaccatgtcataaaatgttagtagtcattaaagaacactcaataaaaattcatgaggcactcttttgcaacatcattatgttaattaagtgcttatgcaatataggcataagggtatcacatttttaattgtttgttaataagcgctgcaagcaatataaaattagttccatatgtagtatagtagtcggtggctcctcctcacaatcatctcatataaaggtagactcttctgaaatcatacattgatccgattgtatcttccccgacatctctgaaatacagcaaacacatgatggtcaaagatggcaccttactagatatgcatccgtgacaacgcgttacgcagctctatatgattgtgtagatacacacgtcactcacttatatgttagaagtaaaactgttcatcagtatgtaatgtttctttaaatttgtagcaggcataactatgtataagaagtgaacgttgcctgtatactgaaagatgtgcgcgcacatctttgtgtgcgcacgcacttcacgcttggctccactaactgttagcgcatgcgcaaaacaaagcgtacgttgtgcgttcaatacatgttgaaaataccagtaaacataacatctttatttcaaatacaatgaagacgaaactacattcgttctaaacgagtacatctgtattctttttaaacagacgtgtttgaacagaaagcacggccgataacacaatgcgcaaatgcaatacgtgtgacgtcatgttaagccagcgtgaaacgcacgctaacactcctcccactcaattaacattcggctaacgcccagggtacgcctacaaacactgagccgcacgcatcacacactgcagttaccgttactataacaaaacatgacagccaataggctttgaggcgcgcacgtcgcttgggggcgggacttacatcactaatcctttttaaggacgccttggcccatgacaagggtcccacgtcatacgtggtggacccggttttcaatgttgtagatgttgcatgataacaaaacaggtatgtgttagagtaatggtaaaatgttgctaatatgtttaaagggataggaaagtacgtatatttattccgtcagcaatgtgtactactctttcaggtcctactatattgtattaggaaacaatttgtttgtgatcgctacatgttatgcagtctgcaatgttacgctgtatccacgcattgaaagtgaaaatggtggttacaaaaaaaaaaaaaatttaaacgcagagtcaacgcataacgattgttatatttaccattcttctagaattaactcttcgcctggctgcaactggtcgctccagaaatgcaagccattttcatccacgcttaacccaaccgctgaatccagtatggcacatatctcctccaggatgcgctcataggaatcgccactgctttcttcaaataattggtcgggaggtaggttcatttcttccggttcccattccaatgcattttcagctgaaaggcttggtacataatcatagtacttttgttcttgtacaatgtgggtttcaggaatggaggctgcagatattgcagcacgtatcgattcaaacggatcagtagtagcggatacattgctattgccattaggaataaatatgcctttcacgacaatataagtgccgtctttcaggataaattgtttttccggggcaatcttccagaaaccataggtgtgttgtagcttatcctggtcacgttcaaaaaagtcattacttgataaagtgaatcttattgaggaattaaaattccgtgcatgcttacggtcttggtaataaggatattttgctcgaatgaaatcatcgatttggcgtgtgcttgctttctgtccgcgactgttcaagatggcttcacagatcatgtacttataccctaaaaggggattaatattgttaacgaattcatcagccatgtctgagtagcacaaaagctgtgtgcaggtctgtgttatttgctcatcaaaatgaatgtgctgaatggctaacaaactcctgtttttccttgtcaaggtcaacaaaagtaactactttgactccttatttcaaacgccaattggatttgtttgtctaattgggttaacagttgtggttcgtgatatgggactgtgggagaaacatttctccttcttttatctcgtttgtgaaaaacatccctagactgtgaatgcgttcacatagtgtttttttgaaaactaacaaagaccagtgtgtgaaaatatttcttagccaggcatatcagtaaaaacacacctgcaaaaagaaatgttttttccccgcttacatttctgtgtgtatgtgaaagtctggttaactccctgtctgcatgagtttaaatacgtgtgtatatatatatatatatatatatatatatatatatatatataaatatatctcttataaaaatatatatatatttatatataatattttatttttttttatattgcaggagtacacacaacattgatggcattaagtataccttgtatgaaacctatttaaatggtgagaaacatgattgaattaagtaataaacatttgtttaagcacaatactgttagagtctcatacttaggatatttctcaaacattaggcctgtattattaaaatagtgttttcacaaggaagcatgaagtgtattagtttgtgtataccagtttatatagtactatatatatatatatatatatatatatatatatattatatatatatatatatatatatatatatatatacactcacacactcacactcactcagtgtgtgtgtgtgtgtgtgtgtgtgtatatatatattattatacattctgagatgttatagaaacgaacacacaactgattaaaggacaaaattacaatggccaagcaaggcaaaggtaagtaataatttacacataatcctgctgtacacgtacaagaaagatgtttgcagttacttaggtgttttaataattgcatgtgactaatatgcatatgcaattcttacatcaattaacacacccaaatgcaatgttttgctgcaaagtcaatggcagcttctctaaacttagcaactggctcctggtggaccattactgaacagacgattacaacataaatatttataacacaattaattatgagtgttaacatttccaaaacttcacgtgtacaagaacatagttgaaagtttggaaacaacacagtcttcagcatacatacaatagtaattagataatctgaagtcaacaaaacaaggccaaacacatattttctgaattataacatttattttttttgttccttttgcgagcgagtaacaggcctgcttgttgtctcttgaattttcctttttcttttgccaccaactttaggcacaacagagccactttgagtggcctctggcacttcacgggcagggcttgtggccagtgactgttcacctacggggcttgtggccagtgactcacctacagggcttgtggccagtgattcacctacagggcttttgggcagcgattcacctacagggcttttgggcagcgattcacctacagggcttttgggcagcgactcacctacagggcttttgggcagcgactcacctacagggcttttgggcagcgattcacctacagggcttttgggcagcgactcacctacagggcttttgggtagtgactgttcacggacagggcttgtgcccagtgacacatgtgagcaagttggtagacactgcacaagtgatggttggtctgtttcatgtgtgtcttgttttgtttttgtcgcctcctttgtaggtgtctgctgctgaatttgtacagatggcagcggtaggatgtcatcaggaacctgcacagcaatgtctgctacttgaccggtaacatttgggcctggtgaatgaatatcagatgaatgtggtgaaaactgacctgcatgaacagatcctggctgggaggtgttgaattgtggtacattagtcattctccagtaattagcttgtgtttgctgaacaactaatgcttcgaatgaggtgttgattttttgcaactgtttaggcacttcaatgaagactctgtggagatgtgccaattgtgatactgtttcttcctgcagtccaatcatcctttccagcactgtcatcatgtctgaatggcgacgattttctgcgtccactatttttccctctgaagctacaattgcatcgtatgtggaagttgatggacgatttggcggtacaacagtttctattggcacctcttcatggtcacatgattgtatttcagtctcttctgtggcgtcatcctcatcatactcatcatcctcatcaccatgatgttctaaaaagaaatgtacacattattaaatggcatgttaatgtatgctgtgttactatgtaattgtactgtgtcctaagtaacacctaacatgttagcatacgttttataacctcattaaaaactaccttgacttacgaataatgtttggactcagtatgaaatatgaatgaatgaaaagttgctctaaactcagaagtcctacatgataattaacatcactaacacaatacatgttgccttacacttaattttcactgacactaagtaatcctatttaaagaagatgtgcaaaacaaataatgcacatgacaacataacatatagaagagcacatattatatggccagcaaatgatacactcaccttctagtagtgttgagctggctgacccaggtgaagacacttgttccatctcaggtgacacatgtcctccaggggcaactatatataacaataacataagttttacatttacatgtgtaaatattgaacaaacacttattgtatgttctgtatttatgattaactaacaacatcagttccttaaccgaaaatgtgtgtgaaagtgaacataaatagttgtaataacactgtacatgcctgtgtacttagaatttttgagttccctaacatacaacatactatgtttctgcagtaatgcgtgaggataaatagattaaatgagtacataaaaatcatatgttgtgtagtgatatcagtatcataatgtacataactatcatgagatgaccattcacaatggttatcatgaaggtggtcatattgcaaaaagtgttgtttttggtagaggatatgtgtggtacattaatcgaagatgtggcacacctgaatgtggctgtgactcaacaagacaacacatgcagtgtgtgataatgtgtctttcatagtagttcaactatagatatgagtgaactaatgtgtgacgtacgctttgataagtaatgagttgttggggcatttagtagctagagttaagctttcaaatgagtgtgattaacttcagttgtgctattcaggttgtaagaaaggtattcccttccccaaaaagcctaatcagccacacctttcaatgacttgaaacaggtgcaaatggtgtgaactaagttgaccgtgaaatgaggctgtaattagtgtgtgtgctgaaccccaccccctctgttgaagtgtatgctgtgatgagatattaattgcagctgctttaacacaatggtagatgagctaagtagtcatctgcagtgtttaagttatgaaaacaatgacataacatatgatacgtgtgcctcattatgctgtctgtatatgacataaagcaaaaatggaccttttcataagcaactatagatgtgttagtgccagtgatgtttgtaggccgttacatgcaatttctttgatgcatgcttaaaataggcagtaatgtcatgtttgtcggagtaaaatcaataaaatacacaataatatgatacatatttctgttctgtacctgtagctactaataatttctgattaacatgtgttacacatgtgtactaccctgttgttccccatcttcgcccaccatcaattgcttccactgcagctatgcattttgggaattcacatgtaaatgagcacgcaatggcacgtgctatattagttactgcttttagtaggactactacatatatgtctattttgagatatatatatacagaatcagacatatacatatatagatgcaggtatgcttatattgtgaagacagtataaaaagcagtgtaaatatgcaaaataactgtaagcaacgacacgcctagtacagtaatatttatcacctgctggaaattgtgacggataaattccaatgtcacggtcaccagccaagccttccacgacgacggtaagtaattttggccgaagcagctcctccaatggagtcaatatgagacgttgtggtgtgggcccacctccagtgccagtagcatgcacgcgttggtcttgtattttctttttcaatttggacctaatatcatcaaatcttttccgacaatgatacttgtccctgacactattcccacaggcattgacaccaatgactattgtgtcccacatttcttttttgcttgctgcacttgtccgcccttgaaaaacatataaaagatatgaggtaaattaataataatataagcaccagtttcctacactgctagctgttccaagagatagcaaacatgctgttttatgtgtaatatgtgcagcacatgagcattcactactaaacctatacatgtaagcaaggttgcattcatattgtatgcagttctggcaaattgaccgcctgtgtttatttgtccttgtaaggcatgataaaaagctgtgtttccacactaatgaacatagaaagatattgtgtacccatatttgcatatgaacaaaactcagatgacctaggatcacatgtatttgaataataaatgtaaagttacacttacctactaaatgtccatagagactgtcatagtgctccagaatgccagtgacaagagccctattttcctggtcattgaagcgaggattacgtggcttctccacacgttttttccgagcaggtttagggtcagagcttggctggtgctgactggactctccttcttccaatggaagagcctccaaaagctggccaccagcaagcacgccaccaccagacaccccatcagcaactgcgccaccagcagcactcccagcaccagcactcccactcctagcaccagcactcccactcctagcaccagcactcacactcctagcaccagcactcacactcctagcaccagcactcccagcaccagcactcccactcacagcaacagcactcccactcccagcaccagcactcccactcacagcaacagcactcccactcccaacaacagcactcccactcccaacaacagcactcccactcccagcaacaccactcgcagcaccagcactcccactcccaacaacagcactcccactcccagcaacaccactcccactcccagcaacaccactcgcagcaccagcactcccactcccaacaacagcactcccactcccagcaacaccactcggtgcaccagcaacatcactcccctgaacagaacgttcactccgacgcgtactcgcacgagtagcactcccactcccaccagcatcactcttcccacgctttgcgggcatacttccagcactcacaaaaaacagacaagaaatgtacaggcaatcacacgacccacttccacatataaaacaagacaaagatgtaaacaaaacaacaaaggacaaagctcacccaat encodes the following:
- the LOC142488695 gene encoding uncharacterized protein LOC142488695; the protein is MEQVSSPGSASSTLLEEHHGDEDDEYDEDDATEETEIQSCDHEEVPIETVVPPNRPSTSTYDAIVASEGKIVDAENRRHSDMMTVLERMIGLQEETVSQLAHLHRVFIEVPKQLQKINTSFEALVVQQTQANYWRMTNVPQFNTSQPGSVHAGQFSPHSSDIHSPGPNVTGQVADIAVQVPDDILPLPSVQIQQQTPTKEATKTKQDTHETDQPSLVQCLPTCSHVSLGTSPVREQSLPKSPVGESLPKSPVGESLPKSPVGESLPKSPVGESLPKSPVGESLPKSPVGESLPKSPVGESLATSPVGESLATSPVGEQSLATSPAREVPEATQSGSVVPKVGGKRKRKIQETTSRPVTRSQKEQKK